The following DNA comes from Hordeum vulgare subsp. vulgare chromosome 3H, MorexV3_pseudomolecules_assembly, whole genome shotgun sequence.
CATACATGACACAACAACTCGTCCTCCCTCATGTTGAAGCTTTCTCCCCTATCCTTTTTCTTTGGATCAGTAGCAAATTGAGTCGGATCAAGGTCGTcatcgccctcctcctcctcctcctgctagcCGGTGGCCAAATATAGCTATGTGTACGTGCCGACTACATGCCTGATTGGGTGTACGTGTCTGGCTGCGTGGACTCCGAGTCATCCAGTACGTATGAGACTTGATGTACGTGCCTGGATGCATGCCTGACTAGGTGTATGTGCCCGGTTGCATGGATTCTGAGTCATCCACCTACATGTCCTTGAAGCAGCCTCCACATCCACCTCAATGCCGGGCCCGTGAGCGAAAAAGCTGCGACGATGCAGACGCTCGGAAAAGCAGTGGTGCCGCATTGATTCGACACAATAAGGAACGTGCCCAATGACAGATGTCGGGGCCTGCATATAAAGCTGATGGGCGGTGTTAGGGAGCCTTGTATTGCTCCGTCCAGGACAACGTTTGCACGGACACCTACGGCGACGACGGCCCGTGTCCCTGGCCTCACCCTGCACCACGCCCGCCCTTTGCACGTCCATCGCCGCGACCACCACCTCCGTCGGCTTTCCCTTCTTGGTCGGTTCCGCCTTTTCCTTATGTCTGAGCAAGCGATCTTGAAGTGTCACCGAGTTGATCTTGCAGGCGGTCGTCGCCGGATCCTCAACCATAGTCTCTGACAAGCTTTTCGTACGGGGTCTATGCAACGACGATGGCGAAATAAGGCGAGGCTTGAGATGAGGAGTGACGGGATGAAAGAGGAAAgggttgagaaagagagattttgCCGCAAAAAACAGTACGTACACGACGGGTGATCGGGTCCTACATGACTGATGTCCAGACTCCCACAAAACCACCCTGCTTTGGTTTCGATTGTGGGAAGCAAATCCGCCGAGGAACACAGGATGGCTTGCGGGTTCAGACCGAGCTGTCCGAACAAATACCATCTTGGAGAAGAAAAATCCAACATTTCCTTCACAAGTTCTTTTCTCAAAACAACACTTCCCTCAAAAGTTCTTTTCTCAAAAGATAAGAAAAATCCGACAGTTCTCCCCTGGGATACatgaaaagaaaaatgatagctcCTGAGCTAGAATATGATTTAACTTTAAAGAGATTAAACAGTTTGTGCAAGGAAAAAACCGAGAAGCACGAACGGACTCCTCTAGTGGCAAAGTGAAATTAAATTACATATCACAATCCTAGATAAAATGTGATTGATCTCGTTGCATTAAACTCCCAGGTAAAAATGAAAGGAACAGATCTCAACTCACAACATGCTACAACTTACAAGGTACAATCGAAAGAACGGTTACCCATCACGATGATACAAGAACATGGCAAACAACAATTCTAATGTCCACTAGTCTACAGGTTACGCTAATACTGTTACACCCAGCTTAACCCTTTTTGTGGATGAACCAATGAAGTACTTCAGATTCAAAGTGTACCCAATCAGAGATTCAAGGCTCTACAGGAACAGGGCAACGATAAGCAGGCTTGTCAACTGATGAACTTGAAACAGATGAGGCACAACAACACGGCTGTCAGTCATCTTCTCCGGCTGCGAAGCAATCCAGAGTTCAAATTTGTGGAGTAGCATCTAAAACTTGACTTGCACTGAAGGGACGAAAATGGTTCAAACCATAGCACCGCTGGGAGCTTCACCTGCCTGCCGCCTTCATCCTCCTCAGCTCCTGCAGTATTGCCTTCCTCCTTGCCTCATCTACATGTTCTAGCCCAGGAATGTTCTTCCCAGCAGACCTACGTCTTGGGCTTCCAACAATCTTTGGAGAGTTAAGGCGATGGTTTCCTCCAGACACATCTTTTGGCGATCCCACATTGTTTGAGTTGATGGTGCAGTTTTGGTTGACAGTAGCCACAGTCTGCTCACATCCAATATCTTGTATATCTTCTGCATTCCTCGAGGTGCCACTTTGCTGGTTTCCTCCAGGCGCACCAATTGGTGAGTCAACGTCTCTTGAGTTTTTGGTAGTGTTGTGTTTGTTAGCAGTAGGAGTCATATCCAGTGTCTGCTCGCCGTTGATATCTTTCTCACCTTCATCAAGATTATTCTGTGTCATCCTTTCCTCTGAAACAATACCATTTCTACCTACAGTTGGTTTTTCCAATACACTGCCACTGGGCTCTCTCTGTTGTATGCTATCTGCAGCAATCCCATCGTTGTTCTCAGCAGTATAGTTTTCTGGACGCTTCCCTTTTTTGGCACCAGTAGCTCTTGAATAATGACGAGTGCTAGAAAACCATCTAGTGACCTGTCAACAGAAACTCTAAGTAAGGCAGGACAAACACAATGGCACCCCCAACAAGTGTGCAGCTAACATTGATAAAAAGGGTGCGGCCAGAAATGCATGTTGAGAAGAAAGGACAAACTGGTGTTTCGAACCTGATGGAATGTCAGGCCAAGCTCTTGTGCCAGACTTTCTTTTGCTGGGCGACTAGGATAAGGTTCTTTCTCGAAATACGCCTTAAGTTTCTGCAAGAGAAATGGATTGCCAATGACATAATTTAGAATGCTAACAATTCAACTGATATAAATCTTCAGCACCAATATAACTGTAGAGGCATATAGTTAGCTACTCTATACCTGATTAACAATAGGACCATAACGTTTTTTCCTGGCCGTACTACTGGTGCCATTGGAGTGAAGCACTTCAGGATGCTGTTCACTTACTGAACCACTGTGCCGTTCACTCTGTGGAGTACGTTCATTGTTCTGGCGCCCACCTCGTGCTCTTCTGGTTTTTGCCGGCTTAAGTGAACCAGCAAGTGAATCTGTATCACTGTCTTCTGGATTTCCATTTGGGCATGTGCTATGTCCAGACCACTCTTCTTCATCGCTTGAATCAGtggtttcttttccataagcctcctttagattccaacataaaataaatagaaataacCCAAGTAAGGTCCATGCATGCATTATTGAAGAACAGGATTAGCTTTGCTGAATGGTGTGATTTTCACAGATAACACACTGATTACTTGGTGAAAATATGTAGTATTATTCAATAAGGCAACTACCCCAAACTGAGCCAAAATAATTTGTAAACTACTCCCAATAAAGAAACCTGAAACTGAGCCAGCACACCACTCACATTAAGGAAACAACCCAAGTCAAGATGCAGAAGGGTGACAACTTCTGTTATGGAGTATCATATAAATATATTTCCCATATTAAATGGCCTTTCTTTCCCGAGTAAACTAGGGCATTATCTTCAGGCCAACAGCATGCCAAAATAAAGAGAAAATGCTTTCAAGTAGGCATTTGAATATAGGAAACAGGCATTTTTTAGGTGAAAAACATGCATTTACGGTATGGAGAGATGCGAGGAAAAGACATACATCATAAAGCTTTTTGTAATTCAAACGTCCAACTTGTCGCCTACTTGAAGATGGTAGCACAGAGTCTTGCTCTAGCTCTGCCTCCATAATGTCCACTCCAGCAGTCGGATCTGCGAATGAAGGTGCCAAAACTTCATCCTTGCCACAAGATTTAGAAATCTCGGCACAGAAATCATCAGAATCAGATGTGAAGTCTGACTCGTCTGAGTTTGTTTTGGCCTTTTGGTCTTCACTGGAATTTCGACCTTCTGGATCGAAGTCATCATCCTCCGAGTCGTCAGAAGGCAACTCAAGGTCATTGACTGTATTTTTGTTATTTGATTCAGACTTTTTCTTCTTCGAAGGTTCAGACTCATCGGATGATGTTATAAAATCCAAGTCATCAGAATCTGATCCTTCGTCCACATCCTCTGCAGATGATTTGTTTCCATCTTCCATGCCCCTTTCAGCTAAAGTAGGGTCATAATCCTCCTCTGAATCATCCGATGGAAGATCAGATGCACCAATTTGCTCTAAGCCATTTGAAGTTGACTCAGGAAAAACTTCCTGCAGAGAACAAACATAGTCCGTTCCAGAAAATAATTTAATCTTGTTTATATTGAGGGGATGCGGGCGATACAGAACTGTACATTACTTTATCACAAACAAGGCACCCAGTAGGTATTTACCTCCCATGAGTCATGAATAGCAAGTGTGCTCCCTTGGAGTTCATTTAGTAAATCTATACAATCTAGCTTGCAATCACACGCAGGGCAAAGCCATCCTTCATCCCCCTGAGGAACTAGAAACAAACATTACTAAGTACACGAGCAACATAGGGAACGGTGCTTTCTATATCAAGGGAAAAGAATTAGGTCTTACTATCTTCTGCCAGCAAAGGAGGATTCAAACATTTCTGGTGGAATCCTCTATCACACACTCCATCGCAAAGAATGATATCATTTTTCAGCGTAACATGCTTTGAAGCACATATCGCACAGAAAATCTGCAAGacaaaacagattatgtctgtgtTAAAGCGACAACCAGTAGTACCAGTAGTATAAACAAGCAAGAGTGAACAGAACAAGATGGCCTACATCTTCACTAGATATTTCTCCCTCAGAATCAAATAAAGATTCATCGAGCTTCCCCTCCAATAGAAGAGAATCCATATTACGAAAAGCTTCCCGGATTCTTAACTTGCATCGCAAGATTTCTGCCTTGGCTCGTTCAAGCTCCTTCTCAGGTCTTATCTTTTCCAAACTACATATGCAAGTATTAAGAAAAACCAGCGTTAGAGGGCGGAGATGTGCAACGACATCAAGAGAACAATAGAATAGAAATACCCATATCTAAATTTATAGATCACAAGGAGTCAAGGACGCATTATATCTATTTTAAGTACCCTCTCACCCCCCCTGTGCCATAAACCCAAACTGAGATTTTATTTGCACTGGCTAATGTTTACCAAAATTTGTCTCCTAAATTTATCCTTTTCTGAGAAGTACAACAccaggttccaacaaacaaagaaATGAGAGATCAAAGGGAGTTTCAAACATATAGTGATTTGAGAGACGAACCTTTGACCTTTCCAACCTTCACCGGCGTAAGCTTGAATGAAACTTTGTTCGTAGTTCATTCGATTCAAAATGTATCTGACTCGCTGGCGAATTTTGATGCACTCATTCTTGGGATTCGCTGCATTTGAGGGCCtgcctcttttcctttttctagcagcTGGTTGAGCAGCAGTGCTGTCGTTTACTGGCTCATTAGGTGCCTTCTTCTTTAAGGTAGAGCTAAGTGCCCTGGCACTACTACGTGTGGACCTCGAGGAATTTACTTGCTTTTTAGGTGTCTTGCTCTTGTTTTTTGGGGTAGATCGAAGCACCCTGGGACTACTATGAGCGGATCTCAATGGACTTACTGGCTCATTAGGTGTCTTACTCTTGTCTTTTGAAGTAGAGCGAAGAACCCTGGCACTACTATGTGCAGATCTCCGGAGATACTTTTTACTTGCTGTAATCTGGGACCCTTTccttccccttttccccttgGTAGGAGGAGATGATGAATCATTCCCAACTTTTTTATTCTCCTGAACAAGACCAGAAGCAGATGTTTTGTCCATATAAATGATGACCGCCGACCGACCTTCTCTGCGGGAACTGATAGGCCAGTCCTGGGAGACTTAGGGTAAGCCTTGTTGAACTGCTTTCTGGAGGGGAAGATGACCCAGTTAACTTTTTTCGGTCGATAGAAATGTGCCGGGGCCTACATCAATAAAGTCAATACAATATGGttataaataaaaaaaggaaagaaaggatAGACCAAGTGATAGAAGCTCCCACACCAGTTGGGGTCTGGGGAAGGATTAGTACAAGGCAAGCCTTACCCCTGCACAGTGCAATGCAGAGAGGCTGCGCCAGGTATGGATTGTAGAGGACATATAAAGCCATGAAATGCGGTCATGACACAAGGAATACAAAGCAAGGTAGAAGCAATTAGTTGCACTTGAGAGGATAGGAAGCTATGTTATTCTGTGGCACTAGAATCATGTGAACAGCAAGAATCCAAGAGTCAAAATAGGTTCGATGGGGATGTGTGAGACACAGGGCctgtttggttcatgactaacttTGCCACAACAAACCTTAGTTAAAGTGTGGCTGCCACAAAAAGTGTGGCTAACATGGACACCACAAGTGTGGCAAGATTTGGCAAAAAATTGAgtgtatgacatgtggaccatataactagaaaagtgtggcaagccacaaGTGTGGCAATGAACCAAACACATGCCTAAGGTATTGTGGCATG
Coding sequences within:
- the LOC123444399 gene encoding homeobox protein HAZ1-like — encoded protein: MDKTSASGLVQENKKVGNDSSSPPTKGKRGRKGSQITASKKYLRRSAHSSARVLRSTSKDKSKTPNEPVSPLRSAHSSPRVLRSTPKNKSKTPKKQVNSSRSTRSSARALSSTLKKKAPNEPVNDSTAAQPAARKRKRGRPSNAANPKNECIKIRQRVRYILNRMNYEQSFIQAYAGEGWKGQSLEKIRPEKELERAKAEILRCKLRIREAFRNMDSLLLEGKLDESLFDSEGEISSEDIFCAICASKHVTLKNDIILCDGVCDRGFHQKCLNPPLLAEDIPQGDEGWLCPACDCKLDCIDLLNELQGSTLAIHDSWEEVFPESTSNGLEQIGASDLPSDDSEEDYDPTLAERGMEDGNKSSAEDVDEGSDSDDLDFITSSDESEPSKKKKSESNNKNTVNDLELPSDDSEDDDFDPEGRNSSEDQKAKTNSDESDFTSDSDDFCAEISKSCGKDEVLAPSFADPTAGVDIMEAELEQDSVLPSSSRRQVGRLNYKKLYDEAYGKETTDSSDEEEWSGHSTCPNGNPEDSDTDSLAGSLKPAKTRRARGGRQNNERTPQSERHSGSVSEQHPEVLHSNGTSSTARKKRYGPIVNQKLKAYFEKEPYPSRPAKESLAQELGLTFHQVTRWFSSTRHYSRATGAKKGKRPENYTAENNDGIAADSIQQREPSGSVLEKPTVGRNGIVSEERMTQNNLDEGEKDINGEQTLDMTPTANKHNTTKNSRDVDSPIGAPGGNQQSGTSRNAEDIQDIGCEQTVATVNQNCTINSNNVGSPKDVSGGNHRLNSPKIVGSPRRRSAGKNIPGLEHVDEARRKAILQELRRMKAAGR